A region of Hydrogenimonas cancrithermarum DNA encodes the following proteins:
- the bioV gene encoding pimelyl-ACP methyl ester esterase BioV: MIFFSGFSLRNEQELFVEYLDRYHDNPYVIAGFSYGAIKALEYTLQTGRRIDKLILLSPAWFKNKSRAFVKTQLIHYKKEPDRYVETFLKNASDPSPLGLEPYKGPSKIEELEELLTYPWPEEKLQIVVDKKIDIETYLGGRDRIIDAAAAHDFFKNFSTSYLFKPFGHLLR, encoded by the coding sequence ATGATCTTTTTTAGCGGATTTTCCCTTCGAAACGAGCAGGAGCTCTTTGTCGAGTATTTGGACAGATATCATGACAACCCCTACGTGATCGCCGGTTTCAGTTACGGTGCCATCAAAGCGCTCGAATATACACTTCAGACAGGCCGGCGCATCGACAAACTGATACTTCTCTCTCCCGCCTGGTTCAAAAACAAGAGCAGGGCATTCGTCAAAACCCAGCTGATCCACTACAAAAAAGAGCCCGACAGATACGTTGAAACCTTTTTGAAAAATGCCTCCGACCCATCCCCTCTCGGACTCGAACCATACAAAGGCCCATCGAAGATCGAAGAGCTGGAAGAGCTTTTAACGTATCCGTGGCCTGAAGAGAAACTTCAAATCGTTGTAGATAAAAAAATCGATATCGAGACCTATCTCGGCGGTCGAGACCGCATCATCGATGCAGCCGCAGCACACGACTTTTTCAAAAATTTTTCGACCAGCTATCTCTTCAAACCTTTCGGCCATCTTCTGCGATAG
- a CDS encoding FHA domain-containing protein yields MEFIMTVSIEKDEIRKAFLPKAVLVAQTNEASAAIPVKSRHDEMIPIWKFPFRIGRESRVEIDEDGHILVKERYKHGVIGERSNDIYLIDFGERLQISREHLRIDEEDGRYYLIDRGSKCGSAVNDERIGNDSQKERAELEDGDTIILGTSASPYRYTFVVL; encoded by the coding sequence TTGGAGTTTATCATGACCGTCTCTATCGAGAAAGATGAAATTAGAAAGGCGTTTCTTCCCAAAGCGGTGCTGGTGGCACAGACCAATGAGGCATCGGCTGCGATACCGGTCAAAAGCAGGCATGACGAAATGATCCCCATATGGAAATTCCCATTTCGTATCGGGCGCGAATCCCGTGTCGAGATCGACGAGGATGGGCATATTCTCGTCAAGGAGCGATATAAGCACGGCGTAATCGGCGAAAGGAGCAACGACATCTATCTGATTGACTTCGGTGAGAGACTTCAAATTTCCAGAGAGCATCTTCGAATCGATGAAGAGGATGGCCGATATTACCTGATAGACCGGGGGAGCAAATGCGGATCGGCCGTCAATGACGAGCGCATCGGAAACGATTCCCAAAAGGAGCGTGCGGAACTCGAAGATGGGGATACGATTATCCTTGGAACATCCGCATCACCTTACCGTTATACCTTCGTGGTACTCTAA
- the mog gene encoding molybdopterin adenylyltransferase — translation MDRIKVGVVTASDRASAGIYEDISGVAIMDTLKEYLQNELEFVYRCIPDERSEIEKALKELAYDEACDLIVTTGGTGPAPRDVTPEATEAVCQKMMPGFGELMRQVSLQYVPTAILSRQTAGICHKSLIINLPGKPKSIRECLDAVFPAVPYCIDLIGGHYMVTDESVIKAFRPKGK, via the coding sequence ATGGATAGGATCAAAGTGGGTGTCGTCACGGCGAGCGACCGTGCAAGCGCAGGAATCTATGAAGATATTTCGGGTGTCGCAATCATGGATACATTGAAGGAGTACCTCCAGAATGAACTGGAGTTTGTCTACCGATGTATCCCCGATGAGCGGAGCGAAATCGAAAAAGCACTCAAAGAGCTGGCTTACGACGAAGCATGCGACCTGATCGTCACGACCGGAGGGACCGGGCCCGCCCCGCGCGACGTGACGCCCGAAGCGACCGAAGCGGTCTGTCAGAAGATGATGCCGGGATTCGGCGAACTGATGCGTCAAGTGAGCCTGCAGTATGTCCCGACGGCGATACTGAGCCGGCAAACGGCTGGCATCTGCCACAAAAGCCTCATCATCAACCTGCCGGGAAAACCGAAATCGATCCGCGAGTGCCTCGACGCCGTCTTCCCTGCCGTGCCCTATTGCATCGACCTGATCGGTGGGCATTATATGGTGACGGACGAGAGTGTCATCAAAGCATTTAGACCGAAAGGAAAATGA
- a CDS encoding helicase-related protein, producing the protein MAKKKKKLIKYNQTIRKIFGGEGFDEGITRVPLDNLIEMAMILSLKEQHLTKADLVRAFRRLWSNGDTADRALITEYLKSLDTTFKADKTVTSNEARLEKIDEILAQIEHTPGEEVAIKEQFEEVKLKKITPQRIARALMRLRNAQKRGTLEERFDGAFDDDGNFVFFHSFAFEIFEEQFHKILQLSCRPFEDEEILKLSEDALGRKLEKCKEEAIQKKREEIGHFLEIASKPNRYLDKEKIIHALKRIPEQCDFAFVPVPEEYLREILLEMFKISDIEFLSDALRLFEKKEKILFGNPEWKVSYRLMLEVEKRWIYQAVWENEPLPIDEDFETRRVEVEAQFDAELTALKDALLHEAEGLEMRAEEIETIIAHAVIDAIAQKEILEIPYKTLKTINRHFARQIEGLKLKKQREELLARTIRDFKNLFPLAREMDRKLIFHLGPTNSGKTYAAMQKLKEADTGYYLAPLRLLALEGYETLKNAGLQASLVTGEEQLIDEEAAHISSTIEMANFQVDVDVCVIDEVQMIADPDRGWAWANAIIGIPAHTVIMTGSEDALEAVQELADWLDEELEVVRFERKAPLILNHHPTSLKKLEPSTAIVAFSRRDVLALKEQLSGRYDVSVVYGNLSPEVRREEARRFREGESQILVATDAIAMGLNLPIQTILFARDSKFDGQSRRLLTPSEIRQIAGRAGRYGLHEEGYVGALTGPVLNTVTELIDEPSPPIHGPYRVMANFEHIDLIAKIVETESLSEILGFFVKHMQFDGPFVAANIENMLEIAKMVDLYNLDLKTKYHLACAPLSIGSPYLESVFHRYLIALERQEPIPFQLPDQLPPVAQTSDMLFEAEEMVKEVSLYLWLSYRFPESFVDTENALRAREILNAFIERSLRKGVFARACKRCGKPLPPNFRFGICQECFRGGRQIRRYAKK; encoded by the coding sequence ATGGCGAAAAAAAAGAAAAAACTCATAAAATACAACCAGACGATTCGTAAAATCTTCGGAGGCGAAGGGTTCGACGAGGGGATCACCCGTGTCCCGCTCGATAATTTGATCGAGATGGCAATGATCCTCTCGCTCAAAGAGCAGCATTTGACCAAAGCCGATCTCGTACGCGCATTCAGGCGTTTGTGGTCCAACGGTGATACGGCCGACCGGGCACTCATCACCGAGTACCTCAAGTCTCTCGATACCACCTTCAAAGCGGACAAGACGGTTACAAGCAACGAAGCGAGGCTCGAAAAGATTGACGAGATTCTTGCCCAAATCGAGCATACACCGGGCGAGGAAGTCGCAATCAAAGAGCAGTTTGAAGAGGTCAAACTCAAAAAGATCACGCCCCAGCGCATTGCGAGGGCACTGATGAGGCTTCGCAACGCCCAAAAACGCGGAACGCTCGAAGAGAGGTTCGACGGGGCGTTCGATGATGACGGAAATTTCGTTTTTTTCCACTCCTTTGCCTTTGAAATCTTCGAAGAGCAGTTTCATAAAATTCTGCAGCTCTCCTGCCGGCCGTTCGAAGATGAAGAGATTCTGAAGCTGAGCGAGGATGCCCTCGGCAGGAAACTCGAGAAATGCAAAGAGGAAGCGATTCAGAAAAAGCGTGAAGAGATCGGCCATTTTCTGGAAATCGCATCGAAACCCAACCGCTATCTGGACAAAGAGAAGATCATCCATGCACTCAAGCGGATTCCCGAGCAGTGTGATTTCGCCTTCGTTCCCGTCCCGGAGGAATATCTTCGGGAAATTCTTTTGGAAATGTTCAAAATCTCCGATATCGAATTTCTCTCCGATGCATTGAGGCTGTTCGAAAAAAAGGAGAAGATCCTCTTCGGAAATCCGGAGTGGAAGGTCTCCTACCGATTGATGCTCGAAGTGGAAAAACGATGGATATATCAAGCGGTCTGGGAAAACGAACCACTGCCTATCGACGAAGATTTCGAGACCCGGCGTGTTGAAGTCGAAGCACAGTTCGATGCCGAACTGACAGCACTCAAAGATGCACTTCTGCACGAAGCGGAAGGGCTCGAAATGAGAGCGGAAGAGATCGAAACGATCATCGCCCATGCCGTGATCGACGCAATCGCACAAAAAGAGATTTTGGAAATCCCCTACAAGACACTCAAAACGATCAACCGCCACTTCGCCCGCCAGATCGAAGGACTCAAACTCAAAAAGCAGCGTGAAGAGCTTCTGGCGCGCACGATCCGCGACTTCAAAAACCTCTTTCCGCTTGCACGCGAAATGGACCGCAAACTTATCTTCCATCTCGGCCCCACCAACAGCGGAAAGACCTATGCCGCAATGCAGAAGCTCAAAGAAGCCGACACGGGCTACTACCTGGCCCCCCTGCGCCTTCTGGCACTCGAGGGGTATGAAACCCTCAAAAACGCGGGCCTTCAGGCCTCGCTCGTGACGGGTGAAGAGCAGCTCATCGACGAAGAGGCGGCGCATATCAGCTCGACGATCGAAATGGCCAATTTTCAGGTCGATGTCGACGTCTGCGTCATCGACGAGGTCCAGATGATCGCCGACCCCGACCGAGGGTGGGCATGGGCCAACGCCATTATCGGCATTCCAGCACATACCGTCATCATGACCGGAAGCGAAGATGCGCTCGAAGCGGTGCAGGAATTGGCGGATTGGCTGGACGAGGAACTCGAGGTGGTCCGTTTCGAGCGCAAAGCGCCACTCATTCTCAACCACCACCCCACATCGCTCAAGAAGCTCGAACCCTCCACCGCCATCGTCGCCTTTTCCAGACGCGACGTCCTTGCACTCAAGGAGCAACTGAGCGGCCGCTACGACGTTTCGGTCGTCTACGGCAATCTGAGCCCTGAAGTCCGTCGCGAAGAGGCACGCCGCTTCAGGGAAGGGGAGTCGCAGATTCTGGTCGCCACCGACGCCATCGCGATGGGACTCAACCTTCCGATTCAAACGATCCTCTTCGCACGCGACTCCAAATTCGACGGTCAGAGCCGGCGTCTTCTGACCCCTTCGGAAATCCGCCAGATCGCAGGAAGGGCAGGGCGCTACGGCTTGCACGAGGAGGGGTATGTCGGCGCATTGACAGGGCCGGTGCTAAATACGGTCACGGAGCTGATCGACGAACCCTCACCCCCCATACACGGTCCCTACCGCGTGATGGCGAACTTCGAGCATATCGACCTGATCGCCAAGATCGTCGAAACCGAAAGCCTCTCGGAGATCCTGGGCTTTTTCGTCAAACATATGCAGTTCGACGGCCCCTTTGTCGCGGCCAATATCGAAAATATGCTTGAAATCGCCAAGATGGTCGATCTCTATAATCTCGATCTCAAAACCAAATACCACCTCGCATGCGCGCCGCTCAGCATCGGATCACCCTATCTCGAAAGCGTCTTCCATCGCTACCTCATCGCACTCGAGCGGCAGGAGCCGATTCCTTTCCAGCTGCCGGATCAATTGCCGCCGGTAGCACAAACCTCCGACATGCTCTTCGAAGCGGAAGAGATGGTCAAAGAGGTATCCCTCTATCTCTGGCTCTCCTACCGTTTTCCCGAGAGTTTCGTCGACACCGAAAACGCGCTAAGAGCACGCGAAATCCTCAACGCCTTCATCGAGCGCTCCCTGCGAAAAGGGGTTTTCGCCCGGGCCTGTAAACGGTGCGGAAAACCGCTGCCGCCCAACTTCCGCTTCGGCATCTGTCAGGAGTGTTTCAGAGGAGGGCGCCAGATCCGCCGCTATGCGAAAAAGTGA
- the cas6 gene encoding CRISPR system precrRNA processing endoribonuclease RAMP protein Cas6 has product MQLKWHKIDVVAETGYKPPFFAGSMLRGALGVALKQVVCINPAYRCEGCFAAEKCVYYDFYEKKNAFHSYRIVSSLGSDRLRFGIYLFEEAADRLPYVLSAIKKAFEESGLGREKERVKIASIRIGNRLVYDGESFASLAHIEPSGLDIGTLSSKAHLTFNLPLRMKSENRLAREVSLPTLISGIHARYRAIKGLSPQKLGYKIRGEITSQRMRHLDLYRYSNRQRTRMKLGGLIGEMTLEGLDKQTAAYLKIGEIIGAGKQTVFGLGDYRLNVMEGNR; this is encoded by the coding sequence ATGCAATTAAAATGGCACAAAATCGATGTCGTGGCAGAGACGGGGTACAAACCGCCGTTTTTCGCCGGCTCCATGCTTCGGGGTGCTTTGGGTGTGGCGCTCAAGCAGGTGGTCTGCATCAATCCGGCATATCGGTGCGAAGGCTGTTTCGCAGCAGAAAAATGCGTCTATTACGACTTTTACGAAAAGAAAAACGCGTTTCATTCCTATCGCATCGTCTCGTCCCTGGGGTCGGACCGGCTGAGGTTCGGTATCTATCTTTTCGAAGAAGCTGCGGACCGTCTTCCCTACGTTCTTTCGGCGATAAAAAAGGCGTTCGAAGAGAGTGGGCTCGGTAGGGAAAAAGAGCGTGTGAAGATCGCGTCGATCCGCATCGGCAACCGTCTCGTGTACGATGGCGAATCCTTCGCCTCCCTCGCCCACATCGAGCCGAGCGGACTGGATATCGGCACGCTCTCTTCCAAAGCCCATCTGACATTCAACCTGCCGCTTCGCATGAAATCGGAAAACAGACTGGCCAGGGAGGTTTCGCTGCCGACACTCATATCGGGCATACACGCCAGGTACCGCGCCATCAAAGGACTATCTCCCCAAAAACTCGGCTATAAGATACGCGGCGAGATCACGAGCCAACGAATGCGCCATCTCGATCTCTACCGCTATTCCAACCGCCAGAGAACGCGGATGAAGCTCGGGGGCCTCATCGGCGAGATGACGCTGGAGGGCCTCGACAAACAGACGGCGGCGTATCTCAAGATCGGCGAGATCATCGGTGCGGGAAAGCAGACGGTGTTCGGGTTGGGGGATTATAGATTAAACGTTATGGAGGGAAACAGATGA
- the cas10 gene encoding type III-A CRISPR-associated protein Cas10/Csm1: protein MRQVDEIALAGLLHDIGKFGQRAESYALREDAYRKNDYKYTHAAYTAQILHELAFNLGEEMSDTAAMHHNPNNDLQWIIAAADRMASGFEREAFDEYNENTPNEDFRSQRLWYLFDDSKRYRIDTLNVDNIFPQEGEAQKGEYDALWGKFVDDMREIREKGSASSDAFTIDYLLKLHTSFIPSSTTFKTAGYTPVKANIPLYDHSRATAIFSAALYKLLNDENDRNILDYYQNRPADIERQDLLYISGDFFGIQNFIFSDLPTAKAAKLLRAKSAYIQLLTVVVALNIVERLGLSYQSIVSTHAGKFEILGIHTPKTIETLSEIQKELDDFFIENYFGTTGIGISHVPCALADFIEKGRYRNDLRKRIASAVEERKYRKFDLAERDPLLSIDKDLNNANLCQLCGKKRGEKRTGDYIACEQCEVFVRIGRELTTKDYLTISKGSGQIPIFGAYHLNFSDEPKRFDNAVAIYDISNDEEFRGFAKWELRSYVKFSEYEQRIEELGELAMESCGGGDVGVEALMALKGDVDSMGKYIRESDVTLSFARYNFFARMTDYFFSLYASHLMETKYPDLYTVFAGGDDIFVLGAWDETIAFAKRLREDFMRFADGSPLTFSVGMVMTKSNKPVNFIARYAEHELEKAKECDGKNAISLFDETVKWEDYLDDMGLHEELDKIEEINTAFLYRLMEFVAMSRLVKEKNSIEDTIWKSKFAYTVRRNMENMPQELFVALDRMIEQYPKESKMILSEYIYKRRKR from the coding sequence ATGAGACAAGTCGACGAAATAGCGCTCGCCGGGCTTTTGCACGATATCGGAAAGTTCGGGCAGAGGGCGGAGAGTTACGCTTTGCGGGAAGATGCTTACAGAAAAAACGATTACAAATATACGCATGCCGCATATACGGCCCAGATTCTCCATGAGCTCGCATTCAACCTCGGGGAGGAGATGAGCGATACAGCGGCGATGCATCACAACCCGAACAACGATCTGCAATGGATCATCGCCGCCGCGGACAGAATGGCAAGCGGATTCGAGCGGGAAGCTTTCGACGAGTACAACGAGAACACGCCGAACGAAGATTTTCGTTCGCAGCGCCTTTGGTATCTGTTCGACGACTCGAAACGTTATAGGATAGACACTCTCAATGTCGACAATATCTTTCCCCAGGAAGGCGAGGCCCAAAAAGGCGAATACGACGCGTTATGGGGAAAGTTCGTCGACGATATGAGGGAGATCAGGGAAAAAGGGAGCGCTTCGAGCGACGCTTTTACCATAGACTACCTGCTCAAGCTCCATACGAGTTTCATTCCTTCCTCCACGACCTTCAAAACGGCGGGTTACACGCCGGTCAAGGCCAACATTCCTCTCTACGACCACAGCAGGGCCACCGCCATTTTCTCCGCCGCGCTGTACAAACTGTTGAACGACGAGAACGATCGGAATATTCTCGACTACTACCAAAACCGTCCCGCTGACATCGAACGACAGGATCTACTCTATATCAGCGGAGACTTTTTTGGTATTCAAAACTTCATATTTTCCGATCTGCCTACGGCCAAAGCCGCGAAACTGCTGCGCGCCAAATCGGCCTATATCCAGCTGTTGACCGTCGTCGTCGCGCTGAATATCGTCGAGCGTCTGGGTCTGAGCTATCAAAGTATCGTCTCGACTCATGCGGGCAAATTCGAGATATTGGGCATCCATACCCCGAAAACCATCGAAACACTCTCCGAAATCCAGAAAGAGCTGGACGACTTTTTCATAGAAAACTATTTCGGTACGACCGGTATCGGCATCAGCCATGTGCCGTGTGCTTTGGCGGACTTCATCGAAAAAGGGCGCTATCGGAACGATTTGAGAAAACGAATCGCCTCGGCGGTGGAAGAGCGAAAGTACAGAAAATTCGATCTTGCCGAAAGAGACCCCCTTCTTTCGATCGACAAAGACCTGAACAATGCGAATCTGTGCCAGCTCTGCGGCAAAAAACGGGGCGAAAAACGTACGGGAGACTATATCGCGTGCGAACAGTGCGAAGTCTTCGTGCGTATCGGCCGGGAGTTGACGACGAAAGATTATTTGACGATTTCGAAAGGCTCGGGTCAGATACCGATCTTCGGAGCCTACCATCTCAACTTTTCCGATGAACCGAAACGTTTCGACAACGCCGTGGCGATCTACGACATCTCCAACGATGAAGAGTTCCGGGGATTCGCCAAATGGGAGCTTCGATCGTATGTGAAGTTTTCCGAATATGAACAGCGCATCGAAGAATTGGGAGAGTTGGCGATGGAGAGCTGCGGCGGTGGAGATGTAGGTGTCGAAGCCCTGATGGCCCTCAAGGGTGACGTGGACAGCATGGGAAAATATATCCGAGAATCCGACGTGACGCTCTCTTTCGCACGCTACAACTTCTTCGCGCGGATGACGGACTATTTTTTCAGCCTCTATGCCTCGCATCTGATGGAGACGAAGTATCCCGACCTCTATACGGTTTTCGCGGGAGGGGACGATATTTTCGTCCTGGGTGCGTGGGACGAAACCATAGCTTTCGCGAAGAGGCTGAGAGAGGATTTCATGCGATTCGCCGATGGCAGCCCATTGACCTTTTCGGTGGGCATGGTGATGACCAAATCGAACAAGCCGGTCAATTTCATCGCCCGGTACGCCGAGCACGAATTGGAAAAAGCGAAGGAGTGTGATGGCAAAAACGCCATATCGCTTTTCGACGAAACGGTCAAATGGGAAGACTACCTCGACGATATGGGACTGCATGAAGAACTCGACAAAATCGAAGAGATCAATACGGCCTTTTTGTATCGCCTGATGGAGTTCGTGGCGATGAGCAGACTTGTGAAAGAGAAAAATTCGATCGAGGATACGATCTGGAAATCGAAATTTGCCTACACCGTGCGGCGCAATATGGAAAACATGCCACAAGAGTTGTTCGTTGCACTCGATCGGATGATCGAACAGTATCCCAAGGAGAGTAAAATGATTTTGAGCGAATACATCTACAAAAGGAGAAAACGATGA
- the csm2 gene encoding type III-A CRISPR-associated protein Csm2 — MKQIILDYKKDPELFNETAREWATKICGRNDKCEVKSTQLRNFYDKVLELYDRSEIKKEPFEEVLPFVKMLNSKVEYASHRKSEGKPLINKAFAEMMGQCISQVDSPEKLRVFKLFFEAVIGFYKGK; from the coding sequence ATGAAACAGATTATTCTCGATTACAAGAAGGACCCGGAACTCTTCAACGAAACAGCAAGAGAATGGGCAACCAAAATATGCGGTCGAAACGATAAGTGTGAAGTCAAATCGACACAGCTTAGAAACTTCTACGATAAAGTTTTGGAGCTATACGATCGAAGTGAAATAAAAAAAGAGCCTTTCGAAGAAGTGCTGCCTTTCGTCAAGATGCTCAATTCCAAGGTAGAGTATGCATCGCATCGTAAAAGCGAGGGGAAACCACTCATCAACAAAGCTTTTGCGGAGATGATGGGACAATGTATTTCTCAGGTGGATTCACCCGAAAAACTGAGAGTTTTCAAACTCTTTTTCGAAGCGGTTATCGGTTTTTACAAAGGCAAGTGA
- the csm3 gene encoding type III-A CRISPR-associated RAMP protein Csm3 translates to MNIVSYKGQIEVLSGLHIGGGDDTMKIGGIDNSVIKNVNTDEPYIPGSSLKGKMRSLLEWDLKLVGNGDGGPFSSKFLDNILNSDDKEMAKNLLKLFGDPEPESPYGITRISVGDCPLNEKSKVIKYSEAKFENSIDRKKGTAKNPRQTERVPAGVKFDFDIRVKILEEDDEGALLALLERGMQLVEQDYLGGSGSRGYGRIAFVDVQKEA, encoded by the coding sequence ATGAACATCGTATCTTACAAGGGACAAATCGAAGTATTAAGCGGTCTTCACATCGGTGGCGGAGACGATACAATGAAAATCGGGGGTATCGACAACAGTGTAATCAAAAATGTCAACACCGACGAGCCATACATTCCTGGAAGCAGTTTGAAGGGCAAAATGCGCTCACTTTTGGAATGGGATCTAAAACTGGTAGGTAATGGCGACGGGGGACCGTTCAGCTCGAAATTTCTCGACAACATCCTCAATTCCGATGATAAAGAGATGGCAAAAAATCTTCTGAAACTTTTTGGCGATCCTGAACCGGAAAGTCCTTACGGCATTACTCGTATCAGCGTCGGAGACTGCCCATTGAACGAAAAATCCAAAGTTATCAAATACAGTGAGGCCAAATTCGAAAATTCGATCGACCGTAAAAAAGGCACGGCAAAAAACCCTCGCCAAACAGAACGTGTGCCTGCTGGCGTGAAATTCGACTTCGATATTCGTGTAAAAATACTCGAGGAAGATGACGAAGGGGCATTGCTGGCACTTCTTGAAAGAGGTATGCAGCTTGTAGAGCAAGACTATCTTGGCGGAAGCGGAAGCCGGGGTTATGGCCGAATAGCTTTCGTAGATGTACAAAAAGAGGCTTAA
- the csm4 gene encoding type III-A CRISPR-associated RAMP protein Csm4 encodes MQLYKAKIDPVSTLATSLRGDTLFGQICWAIHQLFGKERLEKLLEDYDENPFMVVSDAMAVGHLPKPHMPSSFLGEDPEEKKSNRKKRWLTREDLLKGNYSAAKNDEEAGFLQYDISTMHNSLNYKTFRTGKERFAPFGVIETVVGEREVYLLLDENRIGEEEALQTLVWVGHYGFGKDASTGKGRFEVSGFSSVNFDSKSKIYMTLAPIVLEGIESHKIYYEPFTRFGKHGFTRSKGNVFKKPVLMADTGCVLFFDTDEPKSYTGRGIRGVSTRYTDTVHQGYAIVVPIKEVL; translated from the coding sequence ATGCAACTTTACAAAGCCAAAATCGATCCCGTATCGACCCTGGCTACATCACTGAGGGGAGATACCCTCTTTGGACAGATATGTTGGGCAATCCATCAGCTTTTCGGAAAAGAGAGACTCGAAAAGCTACTGGAGGATTACGACGAAAATCCATTTATGGTGGTAAGTGATGCGATGGCGGTCGGGCATTTGCCAAAACCCCATATGCCATCCTCTTTTTTGGGCGAAGATCCCGAGGAGAAAAAGTCCAACCGCAAAAAAAGATGGCTTACGCGCGAAGATCTTCTAAAGGGCAATTATAGCGCTGCTAAAAACGATGAAGAAGCCGGTTTTTTGCAATATGATATTTCGACGATGCACAACTCCCTCAACTACAAAACGTTTCGAACGGGAAAAGAAAGATTCGCTCCATTTGGCGTGATCGAAACGGTTGTGGGAGAAAGAGAAGTTTATCTTCTTTTAGACGAGAACAGAATAGGGGAAGAGGAAGCCCTACAGACTCTTGTATGGGTAGGCCATTATGGTTTCGGCAAAGATGCGTCGACGGGAAAAGGACGCTTTGAGGTGAGTGGTTTTTCATCAGTGAATTTCGATAGTAAATCGAAAATCTATATGACGCTCGCTCCCATAGTCCTGGAGGGAATCGAGAGCCACAAAATCTATTACGAGCCTTTTACCCGTTTTGGAAAGCACGGTTTTACAAGATCCAAAGGTAATGTTTTCAAAAAACCTGTTCTTATGGCCGATACAGGGTGCGTTCTTTTTTTCGATACAGACGAACCCAAAAGCTATACTGGTCGCGGGATACGAGGTGTTTCTACCCGATATACCGATACGGTTCATCAAGGATACGCTATCGTCGTTCCGATCAAGGAGGTACTATGA
- the csm5 gene encoding type III-A CRISPR-associated RAMP protein Csm5, with the protein MKPTKNRYAIRLRTLSPLHIGSGTDFMPGSYIIDGKMLYEFDTVDFYHELSPQLQRAFSMKATTAYTLKNFLDEHKETVKKVSMRSLHVTSEIARTYEKQYNKDGTPNKNRLQIAKTATTESIKIPYVPGSSFKGVIDTALEIFTPKAGNEVRQNLLVSDLVSIDAKSFCGIAYRRHKTGEREGKGIPLMVEALEPESVFAGVIESDRRGESEKIFSWKEIAQSLENFARQADEKSFLSYKKIAPKGSIVFRMGRFSGQEFTAIGLTKKPVTHSLMKMNNGTLLPFGWVALEYIEGKELETLMETYKEYVEQKTKKIVERRSSLVDERKRREQEEEERKRKLETERQEEEKKKAAEVARLASLSPVDRLLEEHDIPTLIRMMQNSEIEDYEKIKIELAQKIKKELKKTPKTWEKAKQKALKRKEFIQKILGEY; encoded by the coding sequence ATGAAACCGACGAAAAATCGCTATGCCATCAGATTGAGAACATTGAGCCCATTGCATATCGGTTCGGGAACGGATTTTATGCCCGGCAGTTACATCATTGATGGAAAAATGCTGTACGAGTTCGACACGGTAGACTTTTACCATGAGCTTAGCCCACAATTGCAACGAGCATTTTCAATGAAAGCCACGACCGCGTATACTTTAAAAAATTTTTTGGACGAGCACAAAGAGACGGTGAAAAAAGTTTCGATGCGCTCTTTGCATGTGACGAGTGAGATTGCCCGGACATATGAAAAACAGTACAACAAAGATGGCACTCCCAACAAAAACCGACTTCAAATTGCAAAAACGGCAACAACGGAGTCTATCAAAATTCCCTATGTGCCAGGAAGTTCTTTCAAGGGTGTTATCGATACTGCACTCGAAATCTTTACACCAAAAGCTGGCAATGAGGTACGGCAAAACCTCCTGGTGTCCGACCTGGTATCCATCGACGCAAAAAGTTTTTGTGGCATTGCATATCGTCGGCATAAAACTGGTGAGCGAGAAGGCAAGGGTATACCATTGATGGTGGAGGCATTGGAACCGGAAAGCGTTTTTGCTGGCGTGATAGAAAGTGATCGCCGTGGTGAAAGCGAGAAAATTTTCTCATGGAAAGAGATCGCTCAGTCACTTGAAAATTTTGCACGACAAGCCGATGAAAAAAGTTTTTTGTCTTATAAGAAGATAGCGCCAAAAGGGAGTATCGTATTTCGCATGGGACGATTTAGCGGACAGGAATTCACTGCTATCGGACTTACAAAAAAACCGGTAACTCATTCCCTGATGAAAATGAATAACGGCACATTGCTTCCTTTCGGCTGGGTTGCGCTCGAGTATATCGAGGGAAAAGAACTCGAAACTCTTATGGAAACTTATAAAGAATATGTTGAACAGAAAACGAAAAAGATTGTTGAGCGACGCTCGTCATTGGTCGACGAGCGGAAAAGACGAGAGCAAGAGGAGGAGGAGCGTAAACGAAAACTTGAAACAGAACGACAGGAAGAAGAAAAGAAAAAAGCGGCCGAAGTGGCCAGACTTGCTTCTCTCTCCCCCGTCGATCGTCTTCTCGAAGAACACGATATCCCGACACTTATCCGCATGATGCAAAACAGTGAAATCGAAGATTACGAAAAGATCAAAATCGAACTCGCTCAAAAAATCAAGAAAGAACTCAAGAAAACCCCGAAAACCTGGGAAAAGGCCAAACAAAAAGCGCTCAAGCGAAAAGAGTTTATTCAAAAAATTCTGGGAGAATACTGA